In the Triplophysa dalaica isolate WHDGS20190420 chromosome 8, ASM1584641v1, whole genome shotgun sequence genome, gtgcagctctgtttccacttgattgtgtgtgacTCTAAACAACAGTCTGGAGTCACATGAGTGATGTCGTCTTGTCAGAACTTaaacacatctctctctctctctctcttccagaTCCAACAGGGCAAGGTCACCTAGCAACAGCTCTCATTATTGCCATGTCAACCATCTTTATCATGGCCATCGCCATAGTGATGATCATCATGTTTTACATCGTAAAAGCTAAGCCCAATGGACAAGGTCAGAATGAAAGCAAACGTCTCTTGAAACacaagagaaacacacacacacatcaatccCATGATTCCTGCAGCAGTTCAGCTggcgtgtgtttgttttacagcaTGCTGTTCTGGACAAATCATCAAGACCACAGaaagtcaaacaaacaaacaggagGAGAAGAAAGAGATTCAAGGTGAGCAGATGCAGACGTGATGAGAAGAGCAGACGAGACGGAGCTTTATTCTTCTGTTAATGAACATCTCTCTTGATGGAAGAAAGTGAATTCTGGAAGATTCTGTCTTGTGTTCTGATGATCACACTTGATATAAAACTGAGTAATGATGAATAAACACGACCGATTCATTCTTTTGGGATTTCAGAAACTGTCGTGATCTTTGCAGAGAAGGACGAATATGACAAGCTCAAGTCATCACCTCCAAAACCTGCAAAAAGGCGagaccgcacacacacacatgcaaacacgtGCGCACACGCCACACACACGCGCAGGAACACACACGTACGCACatatggagagagagacacacacacatgtgtgtacACACAGAGGTTTTCTGTCCATCAGTAAAGCACAAGTTTGAGCAGCAGAAAGTATTTCAGTGGATTGTGTTTGTATGACAGATGAACACACATCCCATCTGAAGCTTCACTTCACTTCTACATACACAATGAGTGTATCAGAGCTGATTTGATTGAGTCTGGAGGGCAGACGGTGTGGTGAACAGACTCATGCCAGATGATGTGATCATGTCATCCAATGCCAAAGCTGCTCTGGTGTTGAGTGTCTGAGAAACAATGAAGTCCTGTGAGCGTCTCTGTCAGCAGATAGAACAACACACCAGTCATCAGCCTCACGTCCTTCTGTTCTGTGTGCGGGACTTCCTCTTTATCTGACCAATAGAGACACACTTCAGGTCGACTCAAGGATGTTGTGATCTGTTGTTTTGCAGTGAAAACGACGCTTCATCAGAGAACGAGCAGCTGTTGAGTCGCAGCATTGACAGCGATGAAGAAGCAGCTCAAGACAAACAGACGGCAGCTGATCTGTGTCTGATGTCACTGGTGCATCTGACCCGAGAGAAGACATCTtcaacaaacaacacacacaacaacaacacaataacaaacaacaacaacaacagagcCACAGGGGTGAGACATCACGTCATGCCACGCttgaaatgtgtatgtgtgtgtgcataaagCAGTGTTTAgtctgattgtgtgtgtgtccctgtgtgtgtatttgtgtgtgtgtgcatctgtaaAGCAGTTTTTAGTCTGAATCAGtgatttagtgtgtgtgtgtgtgtgtgtgtgtgtttttgtgtgtgtgcatctgtaaAGCAGTTTTTAGTCTGAATCAGtgatttagtgtgtgtgtgtgtgtgtgtttgcagattCACAGCAGAAGGAAGAAAATCTTGGACTTGTACACAAAAGCCTGCAGTGTTGCAGAAGGTGAGGGCTAACTTTACGACATAATGACATCATAAAAATGTCAAGACTGAAACACAGACACTTAGAGTACTACTGTACTTTATTAAAGCTGCAATGAGTAAGAGCGCCTGCTCATGTAATAAACATCACCTCtgacctgcacacacacagttgaGTATCTCACATCAGTAATGTCAGAACAGAGATGAATCCCGCTGAAGCCGGGTGGTTGATTCACTCTCAGAACATGAACCGTGttgatctgattggctgtcacGTTGACATCTGCAGGTCTGAGTCCCACCGAGCTTCCGTTCGACTGTCTGGAGCGCACCAGCCGCATGCTCAGCTCTACATACAGCACAGATAAAGCCGTGGTGAAGACCTGGAGACATCTGGCAGAGAGTTTTGGACTGAAGCGAGATGAGATTGGAGGAATGAGTGATGGGATGCAGCTCTTTGACAGAGTCAGTACGGCGGGTTACAGCATCCCAGACCTGCTGACGCGTTTGGTTCAGATCGAGAGACTGGACGTCGTCGAGGTTCTCTGCTTTGATATTCTGGGCGGACCCGAGAGCGGCGTCCCTCCGTCCAGCCATCATCACACTTTATCTTCTCGCTGCGCCAGTGTCTGATGCATTCTGATGTGCGGCGACGTGAAGAAGCTCTGTGTGTTATTCCTTCATCATGACACCTCGTCCCATCAGCACAGACTGAAGAATACGACTGAGACAGGACAGAAGTGAGCTGAATGATCCACCCGAGGAGCACAAACTACATCGTCTCTTTGACTTCTGAGCTTTGTCATGTGTACATACAGATGATGTGTCGCCGTCTGGGTTCTCtagttttgttgtgttataaacaTTTAGCTCAGGATTGTGTGATGAACTGTGTCTATTACATGTGTGCATATTTTATTAACAGATAGAATATGAACTTGTCTCCACAGGTTTAATGAAACACTTCTCAGATGACACACAGACCTTTGAGAAAGCGTTTGTGCGGCCAGCCGCTGGTTTATATCACACACCTCCTGTGATGTTCAGAATTTCATTAACTAATAATCCAGATGTAAAGTGACACAGACGTTGTGTATAAAGTGCATGTGAATAGAACCGAATGATGATGTGAATGTGAGTGACGCGGCATGTCATGTGACTTCATGTTAATGATGGGATAGGTCTACTCCCCTCAAGACGTTCCAAACCtaatctgttgaacacaagggaagatatttggaagaatgtaagcaactgacatttcttggACATggtgactatcatagtaggaaaatgtaaatgatagtcaaaggtgccccggAACGTTTTGCTTTTctcaattcttcaaaacatctcattttatgtttaacagaacaaacagaaagatCTTACTACTTTCTACGACGGTAGTCAATAATGTTCAAGGAatatcagttgctaacattcttccaaatatcatttgctgtgttcatcagaacaaagaaatgtgtacagatgttagggtcagtaaatgatgacagtattcaTAAGAACTCTTTGTCATGATCTGTCTTATGTTCCACTGGAGACAGATGATCAGGAGCTGGTCtccacacaacatcacaacatcttTAACTTTCTGCTATGATTAAAGTGCGTCACACTGCAGGAATATAAATCATTACAACTgagaacagacacacacacacacacacacacacacacagccagtATAAAGAAACACAAGTGTATATATAACTTATTCTTGTACATATACACCATGCATAAAAGTATCAATGAAATAAAGTGAAACCGTCTCttgttattgtgtttgtgtacatgaaCTTATTCAAACATAACTCATGCGTTTGACGTCACACTGATATAATAATAATCCTCTGACTGTCTGAATCACATGACATCACGTCTCAAACGCTGTTCCATCTACAGTCATATTTATTTCCTCACCAAAGCaaaagatacacacacacacattagaaGAGTTTTGTTTCAGGGTTAGGGCATCTGATGTTTGGTGTTCATTCATACTGTAAGCTGCTGCTCTCTCAGATGATCCATCACTGAAAATCACCgcattgcattatgggatgtGTCAATAATGGCTTTATGGAGGACAAGATATTCAAACTGGACTTCAGGAAGATCTCCATCAAGCACTCAAAACAAAGTGATGTTCTGCTCTTCACTTCACCAGAAAGACAATGAAAACCAGACCAGCAAACACTTCTCAAACCTCACACATCTTTAAAACTCATCTCAACACAAAGGACTACAACCACACAAAATATTCAAACAACATCAAGAAACTCTCTTCTGGACGATGTGTCTCAATGCAAACATAACATTAGAATACAACAGCATGTTCTTAAAATACCATGTTTTCATCATGTACTATAGTATTCGGTCATGAGTGACATACTGACGCTTTACATGAACTGATGTctgaataaaacatcaaatgagaAAATAGCTTTctctggtttgatcccagggaatgCACATACTTCCAAAACACATGTATAGTACAATGTAATGAAAgtgactttggataaaagcatctgtcaaatgcagtGATATAAATGTACTTACTCATCTGCTCGGTCTCCTCAAAACAACTGAATCTTCATCACATGATGAGGACATTTACACTCTTGAACCCATCAGTAATGATGAAGTAAACACACCTGTTCTGAGGTCATGTGACAACCGTGTCATGTTTTCAATCTGAAGGGATCACATACTACTGATAAAAGACACGAAGGCAGAATTCAGTGTTTTGTGAGTTATAAACGCTCTTATCTTCACAAGTTCAGTATGAATGTGTGGAATTCTGCAGATTTCAGTTTGAGACTGACACCCGTCACGAAACATCAAAAACACACTCGACCCTTAGTGACATGGTGCGTTATAGAGCTCGCACAAccgctgagagagagagagagagagagagagagagatttagccagactaaaccaaatgatgaaaagacaaaaagagaaatatctcaaacactggacagaagcaacagctcagcaaagtaaagtggaatgctatctgtcactaaagagagaatataaagtgtcagaatacctcacaagcgtatcagaccctaaactaagaaaagtgttgagcatgtacagactcagtgatcaccagctcactgtagagacgggcagacacagacacacatggacaccgagagaagagcgactgtgtccacactgcacacacaatcaagtggaaacagagctgcactttctcctctcctgtcccaactacacacacatcagagaaacattcttcccccagtttacaaacttacacaaagactttgaccagtttcaacaaaaggacaagatctcatacatactaggagaaaagtcaagaagctcaaacctgctgcaagacatgtcaagtcctgccacgaccaaagaacaaccagcacaacacaacacaacactgacagaacaacacacacaaactgacactatcacccttattgagaactttaattaaaactctttttctgtttatattgagatgtatatatatatagatttttacttatagacttttaatttatttaatttaatcttatttttgatcttaatctgtatttctgcatgtttatatttaatcttgtgctttggcaatgtaaattttcttttatcatgccaataaagctcctttgaatcttgaatcttgagacaggagagaagagagacaggagagagagagagagacaggagagaagagagacaggagagagagagaggaaagacacagagagtgagagacaggagagagacacagagagagagagacaggagagagatacacagagagagagagagagacaggagagagagagacaggagagagagagacaggagagagagagacaggagagaagagagacaggagagaagagagacaggagagagagagagagacaggagagagagagacaggagagagagaggaaagacacagagagagagagacaggagagagacacagagagagagagagacaggagagagatacagagagagagagagagacaggagagagagagacaggagagagagagagagagagagagacaggagagagagagagagagagacaggagagagagagagagagagacaggagagagagagagagacaggagagagatacagagagagagagagagacaggagagagagagacaggagagagagagagagagacaggagagagagagacaggagagagagagagagagagagacaggagagagagagagagagagacaggagagagagagagagagagacaggagagagagagagagagagagagaaactttgaccagtttcaacaaaaggacaagatctcatacatactgggagaaaagtcaagaagctcaaacctggctgcaagatatgtcaagtcctgccacgaccaaagaacaaccagcacaacacaacacaacacaacactgacaggacaacacacacaaactgacactgtcaccctcattgagaactttaattaaaactctttttctgtttatattgagatgtatatatatatagatttttacttatagacctttaattttattctatcttatttttgatcttaatctgtatttctgcatgtttatatttaatcttgtgctttggcaatgtaaattttcttttatcatgccaataaagctcctttgaatcttgaatcttgagagagagagagagagagagagagagagagagagaggttttctTCATTAGGTTTGCTGTGATTAGGACCAGAGATGTTGTGTTGAGTCCATTTGGATGAAGCATCAGTGTGTTGAGAGCTGGAAGTGATTCAGAGCGGACAAACATTCATCATCACGCTGTTAAACAATGTGACAGCACAGATCTGCTTCAGTCCACAAACTGTgaaagaacttaaaaaaaaaaaaaactgaaaagaacaCTTCAAACAAATCAGAACCAATTTCAACTGGTCTTCACtatgaaaattaatattaacagattcaaatcaagaaaaaaacaagtttaattgaattgaataaaatgacatttattaaagaAGTCATGTCAAGAATAAAGTATcaaatttattatttcatttcttcCCATATTACTTagaggaacagttcaccccaaaatttcaCTATCTACACACCATCTGTTCTTATTTCTCCATGGAACACAAACATTATGTTGAGCAGAAAATGGCCAGAGAGTCTGACAAAAACACTCCATATGAGCTGTGAGACACATTCAGATCAGCTGTATGACGTTATTCTCTGTGTCCTCAGACAATCTGCTAGAGACACCAGCGTCCCTTCAGTGTGAGCGTGTTAGGAGCGTGTTAGGAGCGTGTGAGCATGCCCAGGTTAAGCAGAATAGAGCTCAGGTTGATGTTGAGGAAGGTTCGAGTCGGGTCAGTCGTGCGATGCATCTCTTGCagtaataaatgtaatgaaaaggCTTCGAAGAGACGCTTGTTTTTCCTGCAATgaaacacacgaacacacatGATGTGCTTTTGTTCATCTGGTCAATGATACACGGTCTGCAGCTCAAACTCCACAGAGATGAAACACACGGCGGTCCAGATGCACATGCTCTCAATGACGTCACAAACCTGTCTGTCAGCACACATCAAACACTCCACAAGAAGGACGACGTGATGAAGACTGTGAGGTCAGCGAGACACACTCACCGAATACTGGAGAGCTTCTGCAGGACGACACACATCTTTTCAAACAACGCCGGATCCAAACGAGGATTACGCAGAACCAGCGAGACACAGCGGAAGAATTCTTCATTACTGCACTCGTCCAGAAAAGCAGACACAAGTcctgaaaaacacaagaaataaaataacacttctGCCCACTGACAGACACCAAATCAATCACACATGAAACGCACAACATCTGATATTTCTCCAACACATCAAGAGCGAACAAACTCTATATGTTTTGCTTATGTCTCACGTGTGTCTCAGATATTCCTCCTGAGAAAAGAACATCACAAATGTCTGTTTCagaaactgagctcagattcgtctcgtcaaaagtcaatattagtgaagatctcaatatcaactcaaacatgtCTCATCACATGACCAGATGACCATCTAGATGATTTCACCtccacaatctacattcatttacacctctgATGATGCGCTCACtcattctcttttcatttcaaactgtGTTCTTCCGAGCAGAgaaaaactagggatgcaccgatgtgtacattttggccgataatGTTGATCATTCTTTAACACacgaagccgataaccgatacatggccgatatacagtttctaaatattaatataaaattgaaaaagactgaaacaaaatgcaaaaagtggacaactgcttttatttgaaaacattgagtGAAGGAAACGAGGTCACCATCAGAATATCATGTTCCAaacctactttacactagttaaccATTCGTTCAccttcaaactttattaaataaacaaatgatagatgttcttccagagcaacccagagaAGAGTTCTTAACATCCACATGTCTAACACATCTCCAGACAGacatcagtctgattcaaacaatatgattttgttcctataattgacacattcataaataatgaattatgttTTGCTCATATCAGTAAGTGATGTTGATGATAGACAGTACTGAACTGTATTTAAACTGTGAGCAGCTGAAGAACTTTAACCAGAGGAAACGATTTATTGGCTATAATATATCGACCTAAATTGTATTATCTGCCGATactgataacataataaatgacAATTTATATCGATATTGCTGATAATTTTTCGTGCATCCCTAAGAGAAAGATCTGAGCAATACCATTGTCCTCAGGAAGCATGATCTGAATGTTTCCTGGCATCATATGACCTCATCTGCAGTTCTTCTGTGATTTCTCAATGTTTGGAACGGCTCAATGTTGATGCTGTAAAGTTTCTCTCACTGAACAATCCTGCTTTTCATCTGCTTCACGTCAGTGTGAAGAACCACCCGTGAGATCTCAACAATCGCTTCATTCATGAGTACAGCTTGTATTCTGAAGTTATTCATCTAAAAGAAATCATATTACGattctaaatgaataaatgaatgcagtcaTCATATAGCTTCAGTTCAGCGAGAGACGCGCCATCATGATGCATctatagaaaacaaacaaacaagtctTTTGTGAGTATTTTGAGTATGTTTTCCACAGATGTGCCCGGTGTCTGTGATAGTGTTCTGGGTTGAGGTGAACAGCACATCTGTTATCTTTGACCTACACAGGCTGAAGAACTTCAAAAGAAGTCTGCTGGACTCGAACACGTGGAGCGCATTAAACACAGGTCGAGTGTGATGTGACCTTCAGGCGTGACTTCACCCTCACCTTCACGCCTTCCCATGATGCTTctcctgtaaaaatgtctttaattggCAGAGCAGCTGGAGTCTGAGCGTGTGGCACTGCGTCTGTTCAGTGTCactgcagaagaaaagaaaagtgCATTCCTGTCCCGTCTCGTAAAGCGGCCGATTCACGTCTAATGACATGCTGCTCATACGCTTTATAGAGAAGAGGTGACAGGTCAAACACCAGCGATCTGAAGACACTTTCTGACATGAAAAAAGATGCTGATGATGcttatatgtttattaaacaaacacagaagtgTGACCTCAGGCAAGGATTTAATCCACACGTTTATG is a window encoding:
- the edar gene encoding tumor necrosis factor receptor superfamily member EDAR; translation: MRQKAEQTQSCVVCLLLLSSVCVVRAEYSNCGENEFYNHTSNSCRPCPQCQPGQEPYMNCGYGVKDDDYSCIPCPAGKFSKGKYEICRRHKDCDSLYRATVLTVGTHESDAECGPCLLGYYILENRPRNIYGMVCHSCQNAPKNVKECMRSTPVSSGRVPSVSSSSTTILPHPEKDPTGQGHLATALIIAMSTIFIMAIAIVMIIMFYIVKAKPNGQACCSGQIIKTTESQTNKQEEKKEIQETVVIFAEKDEYDKLKSSPPKPAKSENDASSENEQLLSRSIDSDEEAAQDKQTAADLCLMSLVHLTREKTSSTNNTHNNNTITNNNNNRATGIHSRRKKILDLYTKACSVAEGLSPTELPFDCLERTSRMLSSTYSTDKAVVKTWRHLAESFGLKRDEIGGMSDGMQLFDRVSTAGYSIPDLLTRLVQIERLDVVEVLCFDILGGPESGVPPSSHHHTLSSRCASV